A section of the Paenibacillus aurantius genome encodes:
- a CDS encoding glycoside hydrolase family 88/105 protein, with the protein MTAGGYFHENDSIAGRTAGRPEGVLEAVANRFIGAHPALPPVYRVHSVNGFPRGADYRYVMDFTSRWPEMADGQFVYAWSRVWSDQEAEVPFSLSCFSPAKVYVNRSLVYESNLNDDVFPDRNAYFRTKLSRGWNHLVLEFVRTGTGCGGKFGTGSIKGFPLHVLAPTLDREGQEGWVYSAPQVLPLSVIPGGEDGEAVNAAFLYPEADWTADQRERGCFARIFGSHPGKLAYAWAKVENRGTGSRSVCLKGTFQGPAAVFLNGVPVFRSEEPAAEVSLELNVPCGCHELLVRSMGTGSHWGFTLEAEGEKVRLVPPYPVQGLPGTWLYLGPFSAAPDETGLCRMDTVFGEGEERTFWQADRPGARIRPYLENPMFGRWNYPLGVTLYGLLRTGVELGRPHYSDYAASHIGQCSSLFAYSEWDRETYGSPGVNHQLSLIDSLDDCGSFGAALLEAHRVKPLNGAPEAAARIARYITEEQDRLPDGTLYRVRGTTDFMKDTVWCDDLYMSTPFLSKYSRLTGDASYLDDAAEQFLLYRSKLFMPDRQIMHHVYDAKFGKGNGVPWGRGNGWVLFSLTELLALMPQEHKRRQEILSFFRELCEGYLRLQGTGGLWHQVLTDPDSYEEASCTSMFLYSFARGIRFGWLADAEPYAEAVWKGWEGLTRRCIDKHGNVYGVCRGSGYSFNPYYYKDGLSWLLNDTHGIGIVLLAGIERIRLEKHLAEHSGSLPQACL; encoded by the coding sequence ATGACGGCTGGGGGATATTTTCATGAGAACGACTCCATCGCCGGGAGAACGGCCGGACGCCCGGAGGGCGTGTTGGAGGCGGTGGCCAACCGGTTCATCGGAGCGCATCCCGCGCTCCCTCCGGTCTATCGCGTTCATTCCGTCAACGGATTTCCCAGGGGAGCGGATTACCGGTACGTCATGGATTTCACTTCAAGGTGGCCGGAGATGGCCGACGGGCAATTCGTCTATGCGTGGAGCCGGGTGTGGAGCGACCAGGAGGCCGAGGTTCCGTTCAGCTTGTCCTGCTTCAGCCCCGCCAAAGTCTACGTTAACCGGTCGCTGGTCTATGAATCCAATCTGAATGACGATGTCTTTCCGGACCGGAACGCTTATTTCCGCACCAAGCTCAGCCGGGGCTGGAACCATCTTGTGCTGGAATTCGTGCGCACAGGCACTGGCTGCGGGGGGAAATTCGGAACGGGTAGCATCAAGGGCTTCCCGCTGCACGTGCTCGCGCCCACCCTGGACCGGGAAGGGCAGGAGGGATGGGTGTACAGCGCTCCCCAGGTTCTTCCCTTGTCGGTTATTCCCGGAGGGGAGGATGGGGAAGCGGTAAATGCCGCCTTCCTCTACCCGGAGGCGGATTGGACGGCCGATCAGAGGGAGCGGGGCTGCTTCGCGCGAATCTTCGGTTCCCATCCGGGCAAGTTGGCCTATGCCTGGGCGAAGGTGGAGAACCGGGGAACCGGCAGCCGGAGTGTTTGCTTGAAAGGAACCTTCCAAGGACCTGCGGCTGTCTTCCTAAACGGTGTCCCCGTCTTTCGATCGGAGGAGCCCGCCGCGGAAGTCTCTCTGGAGCTGAATGTCCCTTGCGGTTGTCACGAGCTGCTGGTCCGCTCGATGGGGACCGGCTCCCACTGGGGGTTCACCTTGGAGGCGGAAGGGGAGAAGGTCCGCCTGGTTCCCCCTTATCCGGTTCAGGGCCTCCCCGGCACCTGGCTTTACCTCGGTCCCTTCTCTGCGGCTCCGGACGAGACCGGACTTTGCCGGATGGACACGGTATTCGGAGAAGGGGAGGAACGAACTTTTTGGCAGGCCGACCGGCCGGGAGCCCGCATTCGGCCCTACCTCGAGAACCCCATGTTCGGGCGCTGGAATTACCCCCTCGGGGTTACCCTTTACGGACTCCTTCGCACCGGCGTGGAGCTTGGACGGCCGCATTACTCCGATTATGCGGCAAGCCATATCGGGCAGTGCAGCTCCCTGTTTGCCTACAGCGAATGGGATCGGGAGACGTACGGCTCGCCCGGCGTCAACCATCAGCTCTCGCTGATCGACAGCTTGGACGACTGCGGCTCGTTTGGCGCCGCCCTGCTGGAGGCCCATCGGGTCAAGCCGCTTAACGGCGCCCCCGAAGCTGCTGCGCGGATAGCCCGCTACATAACGGAGGAGCAGGATCGTCTGCCGGACGGCACCCTTTACCGGGTGCGGGGAACGACGGATTTTATGAAGGATACCGTCTGGTGCGACGATCTGTACATGAGCACCCCCTTTCTCAGCAAATATTCCCGTCTAACCGGGGACGCTTCCTATCTGGACGATGCGGCCGAACAGTTCCTGCTTTACCGCAGCAAGCTGTTTATGCCCGACCGGCAGATCATGCATCACGTCTATGACGCAAAATTCGGCAAAGGCAACGGGGTTCCTTGGGGCCGGGGGAACGGCTGGGTGCTGTTTTCCTTAACCGAGCTGCTGGCGCTTATGCCGCAGGAGCATAAGCGCCGGCAGGAGATCCTCTCTTTTTTCCGGGAGCTGTGCGAGGGCTACCTACGGCTGCAGGGAACGGGCGGATTATGGCACCAGGTGTTGACCGACCCCGATTCCTATGAGGAAGCGTCCTGCACCTCCATGTTCCTTTACAGCTTCGCGCGGGGAATAAGATTCGGCTGGCTGGCCGATGCCGAGCCTTATGCGGAAGCGGTCTGGAAGGGCTGGGAAGGCTTGACCCGCCGGTGCATCGACAAGCACGGGAATGTTTACGGAGTGTGCCGCGGCTCCGGTTATTCCTTCAATCCTTACTATTACAAGGACGGCCTCTCCTGGCTTCTTAACGATACCCACGGGATCGGCATTGTCCTCCTGGCCGGGATCGAACGAATCCGGCTGGAGAAGCATTTGGCGGAGCATTCCGGCTCCCTGCCTCAAGCCTGCCTATAA
- a CDS encoding FG-GAP-like repeat-containing protein: MSQMIHHEACLLGEIDIRQAGPRCKMLLGDLNGDGRMELLLVQADNRQDVRYIPHQVQCLTAFDLEGRVLWQTGTPDPGAGGQGSDYPAQIADIDGDGHLEVICVMNDRLIILDGRTGERKAVHELPDPQAHDCIVVANLTGAPFAGDLILKDRYHRMWAFDNQFNLLWTHEGNPGHFPWVYDLDGDGRDEVMAGYDLLDHDGTLLWSCRDLEDHADCIWVGDVNGDGEPELVIGGSVTVMYDRHGRELWRYEGSVESQHIALGRFLPDKPGLQIAGLDRLVREDDGKGLKGKDALFLLDSEGRELWKEDRQTDGWLTIIEPLSNWEEGAPDYILAFRRGGGVYPGLYDSAMKRVVEFPSEGYAVHADLWGGGTEQVIVYSDERASIYASRPARLDSRAPGPLPQPKRLSSSTLYPGGEIPLKGGTER, translated from the coding sequence ATGAGCCAAATGATTCATCACGAAGCCTGTCTGCTGGGCGAAATCGACATTCGGCAGGCGGGCCCCCGCTGCAAAATGCTGCTCGGAGATCTAAACGGCGACGGGCGGATGGAGCTGCTTCTCGTTCAAGCCGACAACCGCCAGGATGTCCGTTATATTCCTCACCAGGTACAGTGCCTGACGGCCTTTGACCTCGAAGGCCGGGTTCTGTGGCAAACGGGTACCCCCGACCCCGGAGCCGGGGGCCAGGGCTCGGATTATCCGGCCCAAATCGCCGACATCGACGGGGATGGGCATCTCGAGGTGATCTGCGTTATGAATGACCGTCTTATCATTCTGGACGGAAGAACCGGGGAACGGAAAGCCGTGCATGAGCTTCCTGACCCGCAGGCCCATGACTGCATCGTGGTGGCCAATCTGACAGGCGCTCCGTTTGCAGGCGATCTGATCCTGAAGGACCGGTATCACCGGATGTGGGCGTTCGACAACCAGTTTAACCTGTTATGGACCCACGAGGGAAACCCCGGGCATTTTCCGTGGGTATACGATTTGGACGGGGACGGCAGGGATGAAGTGATGGCCGGGTATGATCTGCTCGATCACGACGGAACGCTTCTGTGGAGCTGCCGGGATCTCGAGGACCACGCGGATTGCATCTGGGTCGGCGACGTCAACGGGGACGGAGAGCCGGAGCTCGTGATCGGAGGCAGCGTTACCGTCATGTATGACCGGCACGGACGGGAGCTGTGGCGGTACGAGGGCTCCGTCGAATCCCAGCATATCGCGTTAGGCCGTTTCCTTCCGGATAAGCCTGGCCTCCAAATCGCCGGATTGGACCGTCTTGTCCGGGAAGACGACGGGAAGGGGCTGAAGGGCAAGGATGCCTTGTTCCTGCTCGACAGCGAAGGCCGCGAACTGTGGAAGGAGGACCGGCAGACGGACGGCTGGCTGACGATCATCGAGCCTCTGTCGAACTGGGAGGAGGGAGCGCCGGATTATATCCTGGCCTTCCGCCGGGGCGGGGGAGTCTATCCCGGTCTGTACGACAGCGCCATGAAACGGGTCGTGGAGTTTCCGTCCGAAGGTTATGCCGTGCATGCCGATTTATGGGGCGGGGGAACGGAGCAGGTGATTGTCTACTCGGATGAACGGGCGTCGATCTACGCAAGCCGTCCGGCCCGTCTGGACAGCCGGGCTCCGGGACCCCTTCCCCAGCCCAAGCGGCTGTCGAGCTCGACGCTCTATCCCGGTGGAGAGATTCCGCTGAAGGGAGGGACGGAGAGATGA